A window of Juglans regia cultivar Chandler chromosome 7, Walnut 2.0, whole genome shotgun sequence contains these coding sequences:
- the LOC108989129 gene encoding putative beta-D-xylosidase isoform X1 — translation MAHNKMKPSFTFFPVLLLLLTLFSLSFSAIEAARSLFACNPQEALTRNLGFCKASLPIHVRVRDLIGRLTLQEKITLLVNNAAPVPRLGIQRYEWWSEALHGVSNVGPGVKFGGAIPAATSFPQVITTAAAFNESLWKKIGEVVSDEARAMYNEGTAGLTYWSPNVNIFRDPRWGRGQETPGEDPLLASKYAARYVQGLQGNGIAGDRLKVAACCKHYTAYDVDNWKGVDRFHFNARVSQQDLEDTYNVPFKACVLEGKVASIMCSYNQVNGKPTCADPHLLKDIVRGQWHLNGYIVSDCDSVQVLYEQQHYTALPEEAAADSIKSGLDLDCGPFLAVHTEQAVRRGLLSEVDVNNALSNTIAVQMRLGMFDGDRSAHPFERLGSKDVCTPAHQQLALEAARQGIVLLKNHGSSLPLSTKTHRTVAVIGPNSDVTVTMIGNYAGVACGYTSPLQGIGRYARTIHQVGCVNVACNGVQGFEEAEAAARQADATVLVMGLDQSIEAEFRDRVGLLLPGHQQELVSRVSKASRGPTVLVLMSGGPIDVSFAKYDPKISAILWAGYPGQAGGAAIADVLFGTTNPGGKLPMTWYPEGYVARLPMTIMDMRANPSKGYPGRTYRFYKGPVVFPFGYGLSYTKFNMGLAYAPKDITVTVPHALRNSSMISNGVKIKHMTNCDELIVPVHIDVKNTGTLDGSHSLLLFSTPPPGTQWFTNKQLIGFEKVNVAVGSKQRVKIDVHVCKHLSVVDKYGIRKIPMGEHKLQIGDDLEHLISVQASLEDINPTRP, via the exons ATGGCTCACAACAAAATGAAGCCCTCATTTACCTTCTTTCCAGTACTTCTTTTGCTTCtcactcttttctctctttcctttagCGCCATAGAGGCAGCTCGGTCACTATTTGCATGCAACCCTCAGGAGGCGCTGACGAGGAACCTCGGCTTCTGTAAGGCATCGCTGCCTATACATGTGAGAGTAAGAGACTTGATCGGGCGGTTGACATTGCAGGAGAAGATTACGCTGCTGGTGAACAATGCCGCGCCAGTGCCCAGGCTGGGCATTCAGAGGTATGAGTGGTGGTCGGAAGCGCTTCATGGGGTGTCCAATGTGGGCCCAGGTGTTAAATTCGGTGGGGCCATTCCTGCGGCCACCAGCTTTCCTCAAGTCATCACCACTGCGGCTGCTTTCAATGAGTCACTTTGGAAGAAAATCGGAGAG GTGGTGTCCGATGAAGCTAGAGCAATGTACAATGAAGGAACGGCTGGTTTGACATATTGGAGCCCGAACGTGAACATATTCCGAGATCCTCGATGGGGTCGGGGCCAAGAGACACCTGGAGAAGACCCGCTTTTGGCCTCAAAGTATGCAGCTAGATATGTCCAGGGACTCCAAGGCAATGGTATTGCTGGAGATAGACTTAAGGTTGCTGCATGTTGCAAACACTACACGGCCTATGATGTAGATAATTGGAAAGGGGTGGATCGCTTCCATTTCAATGCCAGA gtcAGTCAGCAGGACTTGGAGGATACCTATAACGTGCCATTTAAGGCATGTGTGCTGGAAGGGAAAGTTGCCAGTATAATGTGCTCATACAATCAAGTCAATGGAAAGCCCACCTGTGCTGATCCTCATCTACTCAAAGACATTGTCCGTGGACAGTGGCACCTAAATGG ATACATCGTCTCGGACTGTGACTCCGTACAAGTTCTATATGAACAGCAACATTACACAGCTTTACCAGAAGAAGCGGCAGCAGATTCAATCAAATCAG GCTTGGATTTGGACTGTGGACCCTTCTTGGCAGTGCACACAGAGCAGGCCGTGAGAAGAGGCCTGTTAAGTGAAGTTGACGTTAACAATGCATTATCAAACACAATTGCGGTGCAAATGAGGTTAGGTATGTTTGATGGGGATCGATCAGCACATCCGTTTGAACGGTTGGGCTCAAAAGATGTATGCACCCCTGCCCACCAACAGCTAGCCCTTGAGGCTGCTAGACAAGGTATAGTTCTACTCAAAAATCATGGGTCGTCATTGCCACTATCCACAAAGACTCACCGAACTGTAGCAGTTATTGGGCCCAATTCCGATGTTACAGTTACAATGATAGGAAATTATGCTG GTGTTGCATGTGGTTACACAAGCCCACTACAAGGCATAGGAAGATATGCTAGGACCATTCACCAAGTCGGGTGCGTCAATGTTGCTTGCAATGGGGTACAAGGGTTTGAAGAGGCGGAGGCTGCGGCTCGACAAGCTGATGCAACTGTTTTGGTAATGGGATTGGACCAATCTATTGAGGCAGAGTTTAGAGACAGGGTAGGGCTCCTCTTGCCAGGACACCAACAAGAGCTTGTTTCAAGGGTGTCCAAAGCCTCCAGAGGGCCTACCGTGTTGGTGTTGATGAGTGGTGGACCTATTGATGTGTCATTTGCGAAGTACGATCCCAAAATCAGTGCCATCCTATGGGCTGGCTATCCTGGTCAAGCTGGAGGAGCTGCCATTGCAGATGTGTTGTTTGGTACAACCAATCCAG GAGGAAAACTTCCCATGACATGGTACCCAGAGGGCTACGTAGCAAGGCTGCCAATGACAATCATGGACATGCGAGCAAACCCATCAAAAGGCTACCCTGGTCGTACCTACAGATTCTACAAGGGTCCTGTGGTGTTCCCTTTTGGCTACGGCTTGAGCTACACCAAATTCAACATGGGACTAGCCTATGCACCAAAGGATATCACCGTCACCGTCCCACATGCCTTGAGAAACTCCTCCATGATTAGCAATGGTGTCAAGATCAAGCACATGACTAACTGCGATGAACTCATAGTACCCGTTCACATTGATGTGAAAAATACAGGAACTTTGGATGGGAGTCATTCGCTTCTTCTATTCTCAACCCCACCTCCTGGGACGCAGTGGTTTACCAACAAGCAATTAATAGGCTTTGAGAAAGTGAATGTTGCAGTTGGGAGTAAGCAACGAGTCAAGATTGATGTTCACGTGTGCAAGCACCTCAGCGTCGTCGACAAATATGGAATTCGAAAAATTCCAATGGGTGAACATAAACTTCAAATCGGAGATGATCTTGAGCATTTGATTTCAGTCCAAGCAAGTCTAGAAGATATCAATCCTACACGACCGTAA
- the LOC108989129 gene encoding putative beta-D-xylosidase isoform X2, with protein sequence MYNEGTAGLTYWSPNVNIFRDPRWGRGQETPGEDPLLASKYAARYVQGLQGNGIAGDRLKVAACCKHYTAYDVDNWKGVDRFHFNARVSQQDLEDTYNVPFKACVLEGKVASIMCSYNQVNGKPTCADPHLLKDIVRGQWHLNGYIVSDCDSVQVLYEQQHYTALPEEAAADSIKSGLDLDCGPFLAVHTEQAVRRGLLSEVDVNNALSNTIAVQMRLGMFDGDRSAHPFERLGSKDVCTPAHQQLALEAARQGIVLLKNHGSSLPLSTKTHRTVAVIGPNSDVTVTMIGNYAGVACGYTSPLQGIGRYARTIHQVGCVNVACNGVQGFEEAEAAARQADATVLVMGLDQSIEAEFRDRVGLLLPGHQQELVSRVSKASRGPTVLVLMSGGPIDVSFAKYDPKISAILWAGYPGQAGGAAIADVLFGTTNPGGKLPMTWYPEGYVARLPMTIMDMRANPSKGYPGRTYRFYKGPVVFPFGYGLSYTKFNMGLAYAPKDITVTVPHALRNSSMISNGVKIKHMTNCDELIVPVHIDVKNTGTLDGSHSLLLFSTPPPGTQWFTNKQLIGFEKVNVAVGSKQRVKIDVHVCKHLSVVDKYGIRKIPMGEHKLQIGDDLEHLISVQASLEDINPTRP encoded by the exons ATGTACAATGAAGGAACGGCTGGTTTGACATATTGGAGCCCGAACGTGAACATATTCCGAGATCCTCGATGGGGTCGGGGCCAAGAGACACCTGGAGAAGACCCGCTTTTGGCCTCAAAGTATGCAGCTAGATATGTCCAGGGACTCCAAGGCAATGGTATTGCTGGAGATAGACTTAAGGTTGCTGCATGTTGCAAACACTACACGGCCTATGATGTAGATAATTGGAAAGGGGTGGATCGCTTCCATTTCAATGCCAGA gtcAGTCAGCAGGACTTGGAGGATACCTATAACGTGCCATTTAAGGCATGTGTGCTGGAAGGGAAAGTTGCCAGTATAATGTGCTCATACAATCAAGTCAATGGAAAGCCCACCTGTGCTGATCCTCATCTACTCAAAGACATTGTCCGTGGACAGTGGCACCTAAATGG ATACATCGTCTCGGACTGTGACTCCGTACAAGTTCTATATGAACAGCAACATTACACAGCTTTACCAGAAGAAGCGGCAGCAGATTCAATCAAATCAG GCTTGGATTTGGACTGTGGACCCTTCTTGGCAGTGCACACAGAGCAGGCCGTGAGAAGAGGCCTGTTAAGTGAAGTTGACGTTAACAATGCATTATCAAACACAATTGCGGTGCAAATGAGGTTAGGTATGTTTGATGGGGATCGATCAGCACATCCGTTTGAACGGTTGGGCTCAAAAGATGTATGCACCCCTGCCCACCAACAGCTAGCCCTTGAGGCTGCTAGACAAGGTATAGTTCTACTCAAAAATCATGGGTCGTCATTGCCACTATCCACAAAGACTCACCGAACTGTAGCAGTTATTGGGCCCAATTCCGATGTTACAGTTACAATGATAGGAAATTATGCTG GTGTTGCATGTGGTTACACAAGCCCACTACAAGGCATAGGAAGATATGCTAGGACCATTCACCAAGTCGGGTGCGTCAATGTTGCTTGCAATGGGGTACAAGGGTTTGAAGAGGCGGAGGCTGCGGCTCGACAAGCTGATGCAACTGTTTTGGTAATGGGATTGGACCAATCTATTGAGGCAGAGTTTAGAGACAGGGTAGGGCTCCTCTTGCCAGGACACCAACAAGAGCTTGTTTCAAGGGTGTCCAAAGCCTCCAGAGGGCCTACCGTGTTGGTGTTGATGAGTGGTGGACCTATTGATGTGTCATTTGCGAAGTACGATCCCAAAATCAGTGCCATCCTATGGGCTGGCTATCCTGGTCAAGCTGGAGGAGCTGCCATTGCAGATGTGTTGTTTGGTACAACCAATCCAG GAGGAAAACTTCCCATGACATGGTACCCAGAGGGCTACGTAGCAAGGCTGCCAATGACAATCATGGACATGCGAGCAAACCCATCAAAAGGCTACCCTGGTCGTACCTACAGATTCTACAAGGGTCCTGTGGTGTTCCCTTTTGGCTACGGCTTGAGCTACACCAAATTCAACATGGGACTAGCCTATGCACCAAAGGATATCACCGTCACCGTCCCACATGCCTTGAGAAACTCCTCCATGATTAGCAATGGTGTCAAGATCAAGCACATGACTAACTGCGATGAACTCATAGTACCCGTTCACATTGATGTGAAAAATACAGGAACTTTGGATGGGAGTCATTCGCTTCTTCTATTCTCAACCCCACCTCCTGGGACGCAGTGGTTTACCAACAAGCAATTAATAGGCTTTGAGAAAGTGAATGTTGCAGTTGGGAGTAAGCAACGAGTCAAGATTGATGTTCACGTGTGCAAGCACCTCAGCGTCGTCGACAAATATGGAATTCGAAAAATTCCAATGGGTGAACATAAACTTCAAATCGGAGATGATCTTGAGCATTTGATTTCAGTCCAAGCAAGTCTAGAAGATATCAATCCTACACGACCGTAA